TCTCTAACAACTGCATTGATGAAATTAAAGTTAAATCTATTGAGAACCTCAAAGCGTACATGACAAAATACCTTTGCAGGGATTTGTGGACGAATGACTGAGGCCAGAAATATTCACAGCCTTATTCTCAGAAGGCTCAGATTTTGTCTGCTGGTGATCTCTCTCTTGCAAGTACTTGTCCACATGCTTCTTCAATTCTAATAGTATGTCATCACTGAGTGCATGGATATCAATCTCTATCTCTTCATCCCCAAGCTGATCTGTATTGTTGTCAATACACTGCTGTAACATATCAATGATGTGACCAGGTAATTCTGGATCCTCAGACAAAGAAGCTAAGCAGTTTCCGAAGGATTCTTTATCCTCAAATGTCATCTTTGGCTTCACAATCTCAGTTGGCCTGACACAATCTATTGACAAGTCACTGCGGTCCACAGGAGGGGTCTTTCTCCTCTTTGAGTCAGCTCTATCAACCTCAACATGTGGCTTAGTGGCGGCAGAAACTAACTTCTTCTCAACTGTTTTCCATCTGGACTCAAACATTTTATTCAGTTGAATGGCCATATCATGCACTGCATGCCCTCGGGGATTATACGTTATCGCATTGTTAAAGGTCAGCCTGACATCAGCTGCAAAATCAAAAGGACTTGTGTAGGAACCAGAATCTAGCTTCTTCTTGATGGTCCCAAGGTCCATCGGGTGCTTGATAATTTCATTATAATCTGGAATATTCAGCTTTTCCACATCTACTGGAACATTAAAAATATGACTAAATTTCTGAGTCATCAGCTTCTTCAGAATAGATTCGCACTGCGTCAGAATTGTAGCTTCAGGCAACACTGTAGATGTTTCAGGCCGGGGTTTGGTCGGCAAGAAGCGTCCCTTGGCACCGCGGAGAACATGGCTCCCCCTTTGCACTTTTTTAGCTCGAGGGGCAGCCGACGATGAGAAACCAAGTGCTCGGCTGACAGGCATGATGGCCAAAAACTCTGGCCTCTTGAGGAGATATCGGACAGAATCAAGCTCTGCCCGGAATCTCTTTCGAAGGTAGCGCCGCTCAGACGACGACAACCTAGACGGGACGAAGATCTCTCGCTTCACTTCAAAGCCATCGCTATTAAGGCTGATGCACTTGCGTTTTGGCGCAGAGGAATCTTCGGAGTCGACACGAACAGGGCTGCCCGACTCACCTACAGTCTCTGC
This sequence is a window from Triticum urartu cultivar G1812 unplaced genomic scaffold, Tu2.1 TuUngrouped_contig_4996, whole genome shotgun sequence. Protein-coding genes within it:
- the LOC125528615 gene encoding transcription factor GTE8-like; this encodes MTPTVLMEYRPQMQIKRGYDEIAYRGGAGYAETVGESGSPVRVDSEDSSAPKRKCISLNSDGFEVKREIFVPSRLSSSERRYLRKRFRAELDSVRYLLKRPEFLAIMPVSRALGFSSSAAPRAKKVQRGSHVLRGAKGRFLPTKPRPETSTVLPEATILTQCESILKKLMTQKFSHIFNVPVDVEKLNIPDYNEIIKHPMDLGTIKKKLDSGSYTSPFDFAADVRLTFNNAITYNPRGHAVHDMAIQLNKMFESRWKTVEKKLVSAATKPHVEVDRADSKRRKTPPVDRSDLSIDCVRPTEIVKPKMTFEDKESFGNCLASLSEDPELPGHIIDMLQQCIDNNTDQLGDEEIEIDIHALSDDILLELKKHVDKYLQERDHQQTKSEPSENKAVNISGLSHSSTNPCKGGEPVEEDVDICGNASPILIEKDPQIRTSKCGSPSSSSSGSGSSSSDSDSGSDAESEPEKAGSPAKLVKGIKIPEQPAEQEKSDDVISPVDANNTTADVELHELDNESKAAPEGKHLRVPVPFFSPPAITCIISFTT